In Colwellia sp. PAMC 20917, a single genomic region encodes these proteins:
- a CDS encoding 6-carboxytetrahydropterin synthase translates to MQLFVNDLTVIDFSYCCQERGIVGESWIVDVLLDGALNEMSMVLDFAVVKKQIKAIIDDAVDHKLLLPMKNECMTVTDSLHQENHEYVDFISERASYYLQSPKCAFAKITSDTIDVASVTEHLTAIILEQLPQNVQGLKLTLRPENISGDFYHYTHGLKLHDGNCQRIAHGHRSTIHILQKGQRVAALEKAWCLRWQDIYIASDVDRVAKADIELSNFAQHNLTPDHHFFSYTAPQGRFDIAVENTVLDVVDCDSTVELLADFIARQLVADNQREVTVVAFEGVGKGAIANA, encoded by the coding sequence ATGCAATTATTTGTAAATGATTTAACGGTCATTGATTTTTCATACTGTTGCCAGGAACGTGGCATTGTCGGCGAGAGTTGGATCGTTGATGTACTCCTTGATGGTGCTCTCAATGAAATGAGCATGGTGCTTGACTTTGCTGTGGTTAAAAAGCAAATTAAAGCAATTATAGATGATGCTGTTGATCATAAATTATTATTACCGATGAAAAACGAATGTATGACTGTTACTGATTCATTACATCAGGAAAACCATGAATACGTTGATTTTATTAGTGAGCGGGCCAGTTACTATTTGCAGTCACCAAAATGTGCTTTTGCTAAAATTACTAGCGATACGATTGATGTAGCATCTGTTACTGAGCATTTAACCGCAATAATTCTTGAGCAATTACCACAAAATGTTCAAGGTCTTAAGCTAACCCTTCGACCAGAGAATATAAGTGGCGATTTTTACCATTACACCCATGGTTTAAAATTACATGACGGAAATTGTCAGCGTATTGCTCATGGTCACCGTTCTACTATTCATATCTTACAAAAAGGTCAACGGGTAGCTGCATTAGAAAAAGCATGGTGCTTACGTTGGCAAGATATTTATATTGCTTCAGATGTTGACCGTGTTGCAAAAGCAGATATTGAACTGTCAAATTTTGCTCAACATAATTTGACGCCCGATCACCATTTCTTTTCTTATACCGCGCCACAAGGTCGCTTTGACATCGCGGTTGAGAATACGGTATTAGACGTTGTCGATTGTGACTCAACCGTTGAGCTTTTAGCCGACTTTATTGCCAGACAATTAGTTGCTGATAATCAACGTGAGGTAACGGTTGTTGCCTTTGAAGGTGTTGGTAAAGGCGCGATTGCAAATGCTTAA
- a CDS encoding DUF3413 domain-containing protein: MVAFDSKTYSKRLLHLISWSHWFTFFNIIAAIGLSSFYIFSEGGPETFLGQFYLITTWFSHMGFLTFMTFVLILFPITLIFPHTRFIRATASVVFTLQLLILLLDAYIYNSLGYHLNASSSAQIVDLISTQIQHNSRIFWFVSIVLTLFILAFELIISNYAWKHLRDLQKVVFAKFVVIGLVCSFFFSHLLHIWADANLEYDILRQDTVLPLSYPSTAKTLLTKYGMFDREAYIERTTSPLAFTNAIPQYPLLNEACVSQTPIQKSVFMVVNDVSLTDKQIKQFKQRNTQNQLTLEHHIDNALHKNAWFNLFYSLPSIYQEGLEEQKAIPLLFQLLDRNKLASSYTMIHGYDKINKELVLESQGFEPLFNQQTILDNISSLVFADKLNSLPVGLHLFYFADSNTYQFELFMDALLLAQKTKQTKDIIWITSVGNKTKATSLSIKPSLLILPESESKTVSHLTSHMDIQPTLIQEWLNCDINEKTYSNGKNVLQLSKDRIIANTMDDGMMVFSKDKSVFIDQNGNFQSYSRQLAAPIMVNSDFPLMIDGVNFIKQFSKQAEKLNNK; encoded by the coding sequence ATGGTTGCATTTGATTCAAAAACGTATAGCAAGCGCCTGTTACACCTGATCAGTTGGAGCCATTGGTTCACTTTTTTTAATATAATTGCCGCCATTGGATTATCATCCTTTTATATTTTTAGTGAAGGAGGTCCCGAGACATTCCTTGGACAATTTTATTTAATCACCACGTGGTTTAGTCATATGGGTTTTTTAACCTTTATGACTTTTGTTTTAATATTATTCCCGATCACCTTAATATTTCCACATACCCGTTTTATTCGAGCGACAGCCTCGGTAGTCTTTACCCTGCAATTGTTAATATTACTGCTTGATGCTTATATATATAACAGTTTGGGTTACCATCTAAATGCTTCTTCAAGCGCACAAATTGTTGATCTAATTAGCACGCAAATACAACATAACAGCCGTATTTTTTGGTTTGTTAGTATCGTATTAACCTTGTTTATTTTAGCGTTCGAATTAATTATAAGTAATTATGCGTGGAAACATTTAAGAGACTTACAGAAAGTCGTCTTCGCAAAGTTTGTTGTTATCGGTTTAGTTTGTTCTTTTTTCTTTAGCCACTTATTACATATTTGGGCTGATGCGAACTTAGAATATGATATTTTAAGACAAGACACAGTATTACCTTTGTCATACCCATCGACGGCTAAAACATTACTCACAAAATACGGTATGTTTGACCGTGAAGCATATATAGAAAGAACAACAAGCCCACTAGCCTTTACCAATGCTATTCCTCAATACCCACTGCTCAATGAAGCCTGTGTTTCACAAACACCAATACAAAAATCAGTATTTATGGTGGTTAACGATGTCAGCTTAACAGATAAACAGATCAAGCAATTTAAGCAGAGAAACACCCAAAACCAGTTAACGCTCGAACATCATATAGATAACGCCTTACACAAAAACGCGTGGTTTAACTTGTTTTACAGCTTGCCAAGTATTTACCAAGAAGGCTTGGAAGAACAAAAGGCGATCCCTTTACTCTTTCAATTATTAGACAGAAATAAGTTGGCAAGTTCATACACAATGATCCATGGCTATGACAAGATAAATAAAGAGCTAGTACTAGAATCACAAGGTTTTGAACCTTTATTTAATCAGCAAACGATACTTGATAATATTTCATCACTAGTCTTTGCTGATAAGCTTAATAGCTTACCTGTAGGTTTACATTTATTTTATTTTGCTGACAGTAATACTTACCAATTTGAATTGTTTATGGATGCATTGCTGCTAGCACAAAAAACAAAACAAACTAAAGATATTATTTGGATCACTTCCGTTGGTAACAAGACCAAGGCGACCAGTTTATCTATTAAACCTTCGTTACTCATTTTGCCTGAAAGTGAAAGTAAGACAGTGAGCCATTTAACCAGTCACATGGATATTCAACCAACCTTAATACAGGAATGGTTAAACTGTGACATTAATGAAAAAACCTATAGTAATGGCAAAAATGTTCTGCAGTTATCCAAAGACCGTATTATTGCCAATACCATGGACGATGGCATGATGGTATTTAGTAAAGACAAATCAGTGTTTATTGATCAAAATGGTAATTTCCAAAGCTACTCTCGACAATTAGCGGCCCCTATAATGGTAAACTCTGATTTTCCATTAATGATTGACGGGGTTAACTTTATTAAGCAGTTTAGTAAGCAGGCAGAGAAATTGAACAATAAATAA
- a CDS encoding type II toxin-antitoxin system RelE/ParE family toxin produces the protein MKKLVLSAKAKSDLIKIALYTQLTWGTTQRNDYLKILDSTFRLLAEEPELGINCDYIREGYSKYPQASHVIYYKEHKVNQILIVRVLHKSMDVNSAI, from the coding sequence ATGAAAAAATTAGTATTATCCGCTAAAGCGAAATCAGATTTAATTAAAATAGCTCTATACACTCAACTTACATGGGGAACCACGCAACGAAATGATTATTTAAAAATATTAGATAGCACATTTCGATTATTAGCTGAGGAGCCAGAGTTAGGAATAAACTGTGATTACATCAGAGAGGGTTACAGTAAATATCCTCAAGCTAGCCACGTAATTTATTACAAAGAACATAAAGTAAATCAAATATTAATTGTACGTGTGCTGCATAAAAGTATGGATGTTAACTCTGCTATCTAG
- the pyrC gene encoding dihydroorotase, with protein sequence MTTLTITRPDDWHVHLRDGDALTTTVPDISRYFGRAIIMPNLVPPVTNAELATQYHQRIMAANINGSKQSTPFQPLMVLYLTDKTTVQEIYDAKATGLVFAAKLYPAGATTNSSSGVTSIDNIADVLAAMQEVGMLLLVHGEVTDSHIDIFDREAIFIETILTPLVAKYTELKIVLEHITTKNAVEFVEQAGDNVAATITVHHLLFNRNDMLVGGIKPHYYCLPILKRNIHQQALIAAATGGSRKFFLGTDSAPHPQHAKESACGCAGSYTAHAAIELYAEAFEAAGALDKLEGFASLHGPAFYNLPVNSDKITLEKAQWHVPATISFGHDVVVPIRANDTIAWQVKD encoded by the coding sequence ATGACAACATTAACCATTACTCGCCCAGACGATTGGCATGTACATTTACGCGATGGCGATGCTTTAACGACCACAGTTCCAGATATTAGCCGTTACTTTGGCCGCGCTATTATTATGCCAAACTTAGTTCCTCCCGTTACCAATGCTGAATTAGCGACGCAATATCATCAACGCATTATGGCTGCTAATATAAACGGCTCAAAACAAAGTACGCCATTTCAACCATTAATGGTGCTTTATTTAACTGATAAAACAACCGTACAAGAAATATACGACGCTAAAGCAACGGGTCTTGTTTTTGCGGCTAAGTTGTATCCTGCTGGAGCAACGACAAATTCTTCTTCTGGTGTGACGAGTATTGATAACATCGCTGATGTACTTGCAGCAATGCAAGAAGTGGGCATGCTTTTATTGGTCCACGGCGAAGTGACTGACAGCCATATTGATATATTTGATCGTGAAGCGATATTTATTGAAACTATTTTAACGCCCTTAGTAGCAAAATATACGGAATTAAAAATAGTTTTAGAACATATAACCACTAAAAATGCGGTTGAATTTGTTGAGCAAGCAGGTGATAACGTTGCGGCGACCATTACCGTTCACCATTTATTATTTAATCGTAACGATATGTTAGTTGGCGGGATTAAACCTCATTACTACTGTCTACCTATTTTGAAACGTAATATTCATCAACAAGCATTAATTGCTGCAGCAACTGGAGGGAGTCGTAAGTTTTTCTTAGGAACTGATTCTGCTCCTCACCCACAACATGCCAAAGAATCGGCTTGTGGTTGTGCAGGATCTTATACGGCACATGCAGCAATTGAGCTCTATGCTGAAGCATTTGAAGCAGCAGGGGCCTTGGATAAATTAGAGGGCTTTGCGAGTTTACATGGGCCAGCATTTTATAATTTACCCGTTAATAGCGATAAAATAACTTTAGAAAAAGCCCAATGGCATGTACCAGCGACGATTTCGTTTGGTCATGATGTTGTTGTGCCAATCCGTGCTAACGATACTATTGCTTGGCAAGTAAAAGACTAG
- a CDS encoding DUF1414 domain-containing protein yields the protein MPIVSKYSNERVEKIIQDLHNVLVNESATPDLALMCLGNTLTEIINKNIPEAKRADIVTNFTNALKKSVL from the coding sequence ATGCCTATTGTATCCAAGTATTCGAATGAACGTGTAGAAAAAATTATCCAAGATTTACATAATGTTTTAGTTAATGAGTCTGCAACCCCTGATCTAGCGCTAATGTGCTTAGGAAATACCTTAACAGAAATTATTAATAAAAATATTCCTGAAGCAAAAAGAGCTGATATAGTAACCAATTTCACCAATGCTTTAAAAAAGTCAGTCCTATAA
- a CDS encoding type II toxin-antitoxin system ParD family antitoxin: MAKNTSVTLGDHFDQFINQQLNTGRYGSASEIVRAGLRALEDQETKLLNLRNMLIQGEQSGIADYSYDSLLTELDNENH, from the coding sequence ATGGCTAAAAATACTAGCGTCACACTAGGCGATCACTTTGATCAGTTTATTAACCAACAACTTAACACAGGTCGTTACGGTTCAGCGAGTGAAATTGTTCGAGCTGGGTTAAGAGCTTTAGAAGATCAAGAGACTAAACTATTAAATTTACGCAATATGCTTATTCAAGGTGAACAAAGCGGTATAGCTGATTACAGTTATGATTCTTTATTAACAGAATTAGATAACGAAAATCACTAA
- a CDS encoding IS110 family transposase: MIKHNILFIGLDTHKTFTEVAYIEDQRGAKSTHLGKILSNKAAFKKLARQLQSKYPDATLHFVYEAGPCGYWIYRFLTSLNHCCYVIAPSLIPKKPGDKIKTDKRDALKLAKLLKSEDLTSIYVPEPEDEAVRDLSRARETGMKDLKDAKYQLKALLLRNNINSKIKDNWSLQHLRWLAELVLPHPCQQIVLQEAVLTINERLKRLKRLDNELTHQVKNWRFYPVVKAIQALRGVRLLVATGVIAELGDLSRFDHPRKLMSYLGLVPSEHSSGDKRHLGAITKCGNSRARRLLVEGAHSYKHNANISKEMQLRQEGLSKEIIDMAWQAQLRLCRRYQRLMHKGKHRNVVVTAIAREMIAYIWAISREVVLPKIDVKLRISTVPA; encoded by the coding sequence ATGATAAAACATAACATACTTTTCATTGGCTTAGATACCCATAAAACATTTACTGAAGTCGCTTATATTGAAGACCAACGTGGCGCTAAATCAACTCATCTAGGTAAAATACTCAGTAATAAAGCCGCCTTTAAAAAACTCGCACGACAATTACAATCAAAATATCCAGATGCCACACTTCATTTTGTTTACGAAGCAGGTCCTTGTGGCTATTGGATTTACCGCTTTCTCACCAGCCTTAATCATTGTTGCTATGTCATCGCACCTTCTCTTATCCCTAAAAAACCAGGAGATAAAATCAAAACCGATAAACGTGATGCGCTCAAACTTGCAAAGCTGCTCAAGTCTGAAGACTTAACATCTATCTATGTCCCTGAGCCCGAAGATGAAGCCGTACGGGACTTATCTCGGGCACGAGAAACAGGCATGAAAGACTTAAAGGATGCTAAATATCAACTTAAAGCATTGTTATTACGTAACAACATTAACAGCAAAATAAAAGATAACTGGTCATTACAACATTTGCGTTGGCTCGCTGAATTAGTATTACCTCATCCTTGTCAGCAAATTGTTTTGCAAGAAGCGGTTTTAACCATTAATGAACGACTAAAACGCTTAAAAAGGCTGGATAATGAATTAACACATCAAGTGAAAAACTGGCGGTTTTATCCTGTAGTTAAAGCGATACAGGCGCTCCGTGGTGTGAGGTTATTAGTCGCCACAGGAGTGATTGCCGAACTAGGTGACTTATCACGGTTCGACCATCCCAGAAAATTAATGAGTTACCTTGGTCTTGTACCAAGTGAACATTCAAGTGGCGATAAACGCCATTTAGGTGCTATTACCAAATGCGGTAACAGCCGTGCAAGACGACTACTGGTCGAAGGTGCACATTCGTATAAACACAACGCCAATATTTCAAAAGAAATGCAATTAAGACAAGAAGGCTTAAGCAAAGAAATTATTGATATGGCTTGGCAAGCTCAACTGAGGTTGTGCCGCCGCTATCAACGACTCATGCATAAAGGCAAACATCGTAATGTGGTCGTTACGGCCATCGCCAGAGAAATGATCGCTTATATTTGGGCTATTTCTCGCGAGGTAGTGCTACCAAAAATTGATGTGAAGCTAAGAATATCGACAGTACCTGCATGA
- the yejK gene encoding nucleoid-associated protein YejK — MSLIISNIALHFLTKKEETGEVVLRLGPESIEISNKIENFVDGLHKIYNAKASKAYGHFTTMPAAGDTARFVDIMESYLGESQSFYAFSSQAANLLKNELEKYNLAETGYLVVCHYEYMGGRYLLATVIPVSEHYSVDGELNISADKHLDTARMQLAARIDLFDYKENQQGNKYVSFIKGRAGRVVSDFFLDFLGCEEGLNSKEQTQTLVQAVEDYVAVNQLDATEKQNTRKELLSYCKEQKSAAQDVSIQEIGQVIKQEGATQDFHQFCQEQSYPLEESFPHDQTVVNKVTKYSGYGNGISLSFERSHFGEDVVYNAANESITIYKVPPNLKDQLLALLQTADKKEQDAHQSENTEF; from the coding sequence ATGAGCTTAATTATTTCAAACATTGCCCTACATTTTTTAACCAAAAAAGAAGAAACCGGTGAAGTTGTGCTGCGTTTAGGGCCAGAATCTATCGAAATCAGCAATAAGATTGAAAATTTTGTTGATGGACTTCATAAAATCTATAATGCTAAAGCGAGTAAAGCCTACGGACATTTTACCACTATGCCTGCAGCAGGAGATACTGCTCGTTTTGTTGATATTATGGAAAGCTATTTAGGTGAATCACAAAGTTTTTATGCTTTTAGTAGTCAGGCGGCTAATTTATTAAAAAATGAATTGGAAAAATATAACCTGGCTGAAACCGGCTACTTAGTTGTTTGCCACTATGAGTATATGGGCGGTCGTTATTTACTAGCTACAGTGATCCCCGTTTCTGAACATTATTCTGTTGATGGCGAATTGAATATTTCTGCTGACAAACACCTTGATACCGCGCGTATGCAATTAGCAGCGCGTATCGATTTATTTGATTATAAAGAAAACCAGCAAGGTAATAAGTATGTTTCGTTTATCAAAGGTAGAGCGGGTCGTGTTGTTTCTGATTTCTTTTTAGACTTTTTAGGTTGTGAAGAAGGCTTAAATTCCAAAGAACAGACACAAACGTTAGTGCAGGCTGTTGAAGATTATGTTGCTGTTAATCAACTTGATGCGACAGAAAAACAGAATACCCGCAAAGAATTATTGAGTTACTGTAAAGAACAAAAAAGCGCTGCTCAGGATGTCTCCATTCAAGAAATAGGGCAAGTGATCAAGCAAGAGGGCGCTACTCAAGATTTTCATCAATTTTGCCAAGAGCAATCTTATCCGTTGGAAGAATCTTTTCCACATGATCAAACGGTTGTTAATAAAGTCACTAAGTACTCAGGGTATGGTAATGGTATTAGCTTGAGCTTTGAACGCAGCCACTTTGGTGAAGACGTTGTTTACAATGCGGCAAATGAAAGTATTACTATTTATAAAGTCCCCCCAAATTTAAAAGATCAATTATTAGCGTTATTGCAAACAGCTGATAAGAAAGAGCAAGACGCTCATCAATCTGAAAATACAGAATTTTAA
- a CDS encoding energy transducer TonB has translation MNKSYLLLPLALFVVSCTSTTKVEETKIDYLDLSGKEQVKLVEEYWSVAKRIDPRYPVSAARNNISGCVDLIVGIDQNGKAKGYKIRSSYPKGVFDNNAAAALVKWKWQATEKNKNNTPVLTSVRMDFSTSRNPTETKYLENCPKREV, from the coding sequence TTGAATAAATCATATCTATTACTGCCACTTGCACTTTTTGTGGTTTCCTGTACTTCAACAACTAAAGTTGAAGAAACTAAAATTGATTACCTTGACTTATCAGGTAAAGAACAAGTTAAACTCGTTGAAGAATATTGGAGTGTTGCAAAAAGAATTGATCCAAGATACCCAGTTTCAGCTGCAAGAAATAATATATCAGGTTGTGTTGATTTGATCGTTGGCATTGATCAAAATGGAAAAGCTAAAGGGTATAAGATTCGCTCATCATATCCTAAAGGTGTATTTGATAATAATGCCGCCGCCGCGCTAGTTAAATGGAAGTGGCAAGCAACAGAGAAAAATAAAAATAATACGCCAGTTTTAACTTCTGTCCGTATGGATTTTTCGACTAGTAGAAACCCAACTGAGACTAAGTACTTGGAAAATTGCCCTAAACGTGAAGTTTAG